The segment AAATATGTGCGGTTTTAAAAGTAACAATGCCAGAGAATGAAATATAAAAATTCAAATCAAGTGCTTTTTTTGCCATTTCCCAATCTTCTGTGAAACAATGCATCACGCCGGATGCTTTATCTGCTGCTTCACGCTTCATGATCTCAATGGTATCTGCTTTGGCTTCTCGTGTATGAATAATAAGTGGTTTTTTTAATTTTTTTGCAATCTCTATATGCTGACAAAAACGTTCTTGCTGCCAAGCTAAATCACCTTCACTGCGAAAATAATCTAAACCTGTCTCGCCAATAGCCACAATTTTGGGATGCTCAGCATATGAAGCCAGCCTCTCTACATCTAAGGGTTGCTGTGGTAATTCATTAGGGTGCAATCCGGTTGAAATACTCACGTTATCATAGCTTTGTGATATTTTGCTTAAGGTAGCATGGTCTTCTAAAGTCACAGAAACACACAGAAAATGTGTCACGCCTGCATCTTTTGCAGCCAACATTACATTATCTAAATTATTATCAAACTCTGACAAATTGAGCATGTTTAAATGGCAGTGGGAATCAACGAGCATCATATTTATTTCACATCTTATTGTTATAGTCTTTGCACATGGATTTTACTCGCAAGGGGCACAATGTAGGGTAGGCAGCCTCAAAAGATCAACGAAAAATGGCATTTTTGAGATAGCTTCTACATTGTATGCGTTGAGCGATCGGACTGCAGCAACCCAGCCAAATAGGTTTCTATTTTATTACGGATATTCGTACTTTCATCTTCTTTAAATTGCACACCAATACCACTGGCTTTGTTGCCTTGTGAACCATTAGGCGTAATCCATACAACTTTACCAGAAACAGATAATTTTTCTGTTTCTTCCATTAAGTTCAAAATCATAAATACTTCATCACCCATTTCATATGGTTTTGTTGTTGGAATAAACAATCCCCCTCCTTTCACGAAGGGCATATAACTTGCGTACAATACATATTTATCTCTAATAGTAAGAGAGAGCATGCCTGGGCGAGGCTTCTTATCCATATCATTGATGGCTTCTTCAGCACTCATTTACCCCTCCATACACTTCCAATTATACAAGTTCTGAAATAATAATAACTTATTAACCCCAGCTATTTCCTGCACTGCTTTAATAGCCTGTTGTACCTGTCTCAAGTATCGAAAACAATTTATTTGCGTGTATTTACCAGCGCTGGATTGTAATTGTCTTGCATTAAGAATGTATATATGTTCAGTCTGCTGGTTATCAATATATTTAATAAGGTCACTCACCCCATAATATATTAAGTATAGAGCTTCCAAGGCATGCTGTGACAAAATTTGCTGCAACGCAACTTCTTTTGAGATCTGCCCAAAGACAAAGCGCTCTACAATAGCATCCTTGTTCTGCCACACAGGAGAAGTTAACCACATTTTTGCTTTTTCAACATTGCCATTTGCAAGGGTATGCACTGCCTTGAGTGTTTGCTCATCGCATGACTGATCCGCAAACTGTGCTTTTAATTCAGCGATACTCTCTTGAAAGGAAGGTTCTTTAAATCGATACTGAAGACAGCGGCTGAGTATGGTCGGCAACAATAATTTTGTATTCTCAGCAATCAGAATAAAAGAACCATAGGATGGCGGTTCTTCTAGAACTTTTAATATTGCATTTTGTGAAGCACGATTTAATTTATCTGCTCTGTTTATAATGACAATTTTCTTTTGCCCATAATGTGGGGTTAGACTCAGAAAATTGATAATCTCACGTATGTCATCAATACCAACAGAAGTATCTTCATCTTCGCCTAAGCAAAAGCAATCTGGATGTGTATTATCAGTACTCTCCAAAGCTTTTTGAAATGAATAACAACTCCTGCATTGACCACAATAACCATTTGAATTTTTATTCGAGCACAACAAATACTGAGCAAAGTATTTTGCAGATGCCAATTTACCTCGTTTTTCAGCACCATAAAATAACAAGGCATGATGCAAAGTATTGGACTGTGCATGCTGCATAAAAGGCTGCAATAACTTTGAAATCTGATTTGGTTGTAGAATACCGTCCATATTATTCTGTCTGCATTATTTCATGCATGATAGACGCTAACTGCTCATGCACTGCGTGCAAGTTCTGACTTGCATCGACGATTCTAAAGCGATCTGGCTCTCTTTCGGCGAGTGCTAAATATTGATTACGAATACGCGTAAAAAAGCTAATATCTTCTTTTTCAAAGCGATCTAAGTTTTTGCGTTTTTGTATACGCGTTAATGCAACTTCAACGGGCGCATCTAAGATAATGGTATAATTTGGTTTAAAATCCCCTAATACCCAATCATTGAGCTGCAAAATAGACGCTAGTGGCTGCTGTCTGCCACCACCTTGATAAGCTAGGGTTGCATCTAAAAATCTATCGCACAAAACCCATTGATTGTTTTCAAGCGCGGGTTTGATCACATGATTCACATGTTGATATCTGCCAGCATACAATAATAAAATTTCTGTTTTGGGTAATAACACTTCATCTTTTGTTTGCAATAAAATATGGCGAATTGCTTCTGCAATGTGTGTTCCACCCGGTTCTCTTGTGCGTATAAAGTCTTTTTTATACTTTGTTAAAAGTGAAGCAAGGTAATCCATATTGGTGGATTTACCTACGCCTTCAATACCTTCTAGTGAAATAAATTTAGCAGCCTGAGCCTTACTCACTTAATACTCCTTGCGCTGGTTGCTGTAATTGATACTTTTGCACCGCTTTATTATGTTCATTCAGATTGGCAGAAAAATAGTGCGAGCCATCTCCTTTAGCCACAAAATACAAAGCTTCGCCGTTATCTGGATGCAATGCGGCTTCAATAGCATCTAATCCAGGCAATGCAATAGGCGAAGGTGGCAAATTAGGATAGACATAGGTATTAAAGGGATTATCCATTTTTAAATCTGCTTTTGTAATATTTTTAGTTTTATTGCCTAAACCATACAATACGGTGGGATCGGCTTGTAAACGCATGTTTTTAGCTAAGCGTCGATGAAAGACACCAGAAATAAGAGGACGCTCTACACTGAGCTGGCCTTCTTTTTCAATAATAGATGCCAAAATAAGCGCTTCATATGGCGTATGGATTGCAAGTATTTCAGCACGTTTCTCCCAAGCCATTGTTAAATGGCGCTGCATCGTCTGATATGCTAATTTTAATAGGGTTATATCCTGGGTCTGATCGGGAAAATAATAAGTATCAGGAAAAAAAATACCTTCTAAATAAGGATAAGG is part of the Candidatus Berkiella cookevillensis genome and harbors:
- a CDS encoding TatD family hydrolase, which translates into the protein MMLVDSHCHLNMLNLSEFDNNLDNVMLAAKDAGVTHFLCVSVTLEDHATLSKISQSYDNVSISTGLHPNELPQQPLDVERLASYAEHPKIVAIGETGLDYFRSEGDLAWQQERFCQHIEIAKKLKKPLIIHTREAKADTIEIMKREAADKASGVMHCFTEDWEMAKKALDLNFYISFSGIVTFKTAHILQDVAKKVPLDRMLVETDCPYLAPIPHRGKMNQPAYVKHVAEFIAQLRNTSFDAIAQATTENYFRLFNAQKS
- a CDS encoding PilZ domain-containing protein, which translates into the protein MDKKPRPGMLSLTIRDKYVLYASYMPFVKGGGLFIPTTKPYEMGDEVFMILNLMEETEKLSVSGKVVWITPNGSQGNKASGIGVQFKEDESTNIRNKIETYLAGLLQSDRSTHTM
- a CDS encoding DNA polymerase III subunit, with protein sequence MDGILQPNQISKLLQPFMQHAQSNTLHHALLFYGAEKRGKLASAKYFAQYLLCSNKNSNGYCGQCRSCYSFQKALESTDNTHPDCFCLGEDEDTSVGIDDIREIINFLSLTPHYGQKKIVIINRADKLNRASQNAILKVLEEPPSYGSFILIAENTKLLLPTILSRCLQYRFKEPSFQESIAELKAQFADQSCDEQTLKAVHTLANGNVEKAKMWLTSPVWQNKDAIVERFVFGQISKEVALQQILSQHALEALYLIYYGVSDLIKYIDNQQTEHIYILNARQLQSSAGKYTQINCFRYLRQVQQAIKAVQEIAGVNKLLLFQNLYNWKCMEG
- the tmk gene encoding dTMP kinase is translated as MSKAQAAKFISLEGIEGVGKSTNMDYLASLLTKYKKDFIRTREPGGTHIAEAIRHILLQTKDEVLLPKTEILLLYAGRYQHVNHVIKPALENNQWVLCDRFLDATLAYQGGGRQQPLASILQLNDWVLGDFKPNYTIILDAPVEVALTRIQKRKNLDRFEKEDISFFTRIRNQYLALAEREPDRFRIVDASQNLHAVHEQLASIMHEIMQTE
- the mltG gene encoding endolytic transglycosylase MltG codes for the protein MLPKITAICLAIIVSVSLAIYIELRFAHAPLMLGNTEHTLSIKRGMSVKGVAALLKEQNILSEIQSKQFLLWVKINKADKKLKAGTYLLSGKLTPDQLMNKLVIGDVAQYAITIIEGQTFADFLEKLKQHPAIFQTLEKLSEKEILTLLDAPYPYLEGIFFPDTYYFPDQTQDITLLKLAYQTMQRHLTMAWEKRAEILAIHTPYEALILASIIEKEGQLSVERPLISGVFHRRLAKNMRLQADPTVLYGLGNKTKNITKADLKMDNPFNTYVYPNLPPSPIALPGLDAIEAALHPDNGEALYFVAKGDGSHYFSANLNEHNKAVQKYQLQQPAQGVLSE